A window from Odocoileus virginianus isolate 20LAN1187 ecotype Illinois chromosome 24, Ovbor_1.2, whole genome shotgun sequence encodes these proteins:
- the ZNF740 gene encoding zinc finger protein 740 isoform X1, whose protein sequence is MAQASLLACEGLAGVSLVPTAASKKMMLSQIASKQAENGERAGSPDVLRCSSQGHRKDSDKSRSRKDDDSLAEASHSKKTVKKVVVVEQNGSFQVKIPKNFVCEHCFGAFRSSYHLKRHILIHTGEKPFECDICDMRFIQKYHLERHKRVHSGEKPYQCERCHQCFSRTDRLLRHKRMCQGCQSKTSDGQFSL, encoded by the exons ATGGCTCAG GCAAGTCTCCTGGCTTGTGAAGGCCTAGCAGGTGTGAGTTTGGTTCCCACTGCAGCCAGCAAGAAGATGATGCTGAGCCAGATTGCCAGCAAGCAGGCCGAGAATGGAGAGCGGGCAGGTAGCCCTGATGTGCTGAGGTGCTCGAGTCAG GGCCACCGAAAAGACAGTGATAAATCCCGGAGCCGCAAAGACGATGACAGCTTGGCTGAGGCCTCTCATTCAAAAAAGACTGTTAAAAAG gtggtggtagtggaacaaaatgggTCTTTTCAAGTAAAGATTcccaaaaattttgtttgtgaaCACTGCTTTGGAGCCTTTAGGAGCAGTTATCACCTCAAGAGGCACATCCTTATTCATACCG GTGAGAAGCCATTTGAGTGTGACATATGTGATATGCGTTTCATCCAGAAGTACCACCTGGAGCGTCACAAGCGTGTACACAGTGGGGAAAAACCCTACCAGTGTGAACGGTGTCACCAG tGTTTTTCTCGGACAGATCGATTACTCAGACACAAACGGATGTGCCAAGGGTGCCAGTCCAAGACTTCCGACGGGCAGTTTTCTCTCTAG
- the ITGB7 gene encoding integrin beta-7 — MVALSMVLVFLLALSRGESELDAKSTSPQEATVWRDPNLSLPGSCQPAPSCQKCILSHPSCAWCKQLNFTASGEAEARRCARREELLARGCLPGELEEPRGQQEVLQDDPLSQGTRGEGATQLAPQRVRVMLRPGEPQQLPVRFLRAEGYPVDLYYLMDLSYSMKDDLERVRQLGHALLVRLQEVTHSVRIGFGSFVDKTVLPFVSTVPSKLRHPCPSRLESCQSPFSFHHVLSLTGDAEAFEREVGRQNVSGNLDLPEGGFDAILQAALCQEQIGWRNVSRLLVFTSDDTFHTAGDGKLGGIFMPSDGHCHLDSNGLYSRSPEFDYPSVGQVAQALSAANIQPIFAVTSATLPVYRELSKLIPKSAVGELSEDSSNVVQLIMDAYNSLSSTVTLEHEHSLLPPGVHISYKSQCGDSEKRQGEAGDRGQCNDVRFNQMVNFLVTFKATRCLPEPHLLRFRARGFSEELTVELHTLCGCNCSDAQLQAPHCSDGQGHLQCGVCSCVPGRLGRLCECSEAELSSPDLESGCRAPNGTGPLCSGRGQCQCGRCTCSGQSSGRLCECDDASCERHEGILCGGFGRCQCGVCHCHANRTGRACECSGDTDNCVGPDGGLCSGHGHCKCNRCQCDNGYYGALCDQCSGCKTPCETHRDCAECKAFGTGPLATNCSTACAHANMTLVLTPTLDDSWCKERTQDNQLFFFLAEDEAGGRVVLTVSPPEKGADHTQIIVLGCVGGIVAVGLGLVLAYRLSVEIYDRREFHRFEKERQHLNWKQDHNPLYQSAITTTVNPRFQEADSPLL, encoded by the exons ATGGTGGCTTTGTCAATGGTCCTTGTTTTCCTGCTGGCCCTGAGCAGAGGTGAAAGTGAATTGGACGCCAAGAGCACATCCCCACAGGAGGCCACAGTGTGGAGGGATCCCAATCTGTCCCTGCCAGGGTCCTGCCAGCCAGCTCCCTCCTGCCAAAAGTGCATCCTCTCACACCCGAGCTGTGCATGGTGCAAGCAACTG AACTTCACGGCGTCCGGGGAGGCGGAGGCGCGGCGCTGTGCTCGGCGAGAAGAGCTGCTGGCCCGGGGCTGCCTCCCGGGGGAACTGGAGGAGCCCCGCGGCCAGCAGGAGGTGCTGCAGGACGACCCGCTCAGCCAGGGCACCCGCGGCGAGGGGGCCACCCAGCTGGCGCCGCAGCGGGTCCGGGTCATGCTGCGGCCGG GGGAGCCCCAGCAGCTCCCGGTCCGCTTCCTTCGAGCGGAGGGCTACCCCGTGGACCTGTACTACCTTATGGACCTGAGCTACTCCATGAAGGACGACCTGGAGCGCGTGCGACAGCTCGGGCACGCGCTGCTGGTGCGCTTGCAGGAGGTCACCCACTCCGTGCGCATCG GCTTTGGCTCCTTCGTGGACAAAACGGTGCTGCCCTTCGTGAGCACAGTTCCCTCCAAGCTTCgccacccctgcccctcccgGCTGGAGAGCTGCCAGTCACCCTTCAGTTTTCACCATGTGCTGTCCCTCACTGGGGATGCAGAGGCCTTTGAGCGGGAGGTGGGACGCCAGAACGTGTCTGGCAACCTGGACTTGCCCGAAGGTGGCTTTGATGCCATTCTGCAGGCTGCCCTCTGCCag gaGCAGATTGGCTGGAGAAATGTGTCCCGCTTGCTGGTGTTCACATCGGATGACACATTCCACACAGCTGGGGACGGCAAGCTGGGCGGCATCTTCATGCCCAGCGACGGGCACTGCCACTTGGACAGCAATGGCCTCTACAGTCGTAGCCCAGAGTTT GACTATCCCTCCGTGGGTCAGGTAGCCCAGGCCCTCTCTGCGGCAAACATCCAGCCCATCTTTGCTGTCACCAGCGCCACACTGCCTGTCTACCGG GAGCTGAGTAAGCTGATTCCCAAGTCTGCAGTGGGGGAGCTGAGTGAGGACTCCAGCAATGTGGTGCAGCTCATCATGGATGCTTATAAT AGCCTGTCATCCACTGTGACCCTTGAACACGAACACTCTCTTCTCCCTCCGGGGGTCCACATCTCTTACAAATCTCAGTGTGGGGATTCTGAGAAGAGACAGGGTGAAGCTGGCGACCGGGGCCAGTGCAACGACGTCCGATTCAACCAGATG GTGAATTTTTTGGTTACCTTCAAAGCTACCCGCTGCCTCCCAGAGCCTCATCTGCTGAGGTTCCGAGCCCGTGGCTTCTccgaggagctgactgtggagTTGCACACACTGTGTGGCTGTAACTGCAGTGACGCCCAGCTccaggctcctcactgcagtgaTGGCCAGGGCCACCTCCAGTGTGGGGTGTGCAG ctgTGTCCCCGGCCGCCTGGGTCGACTCTGTGAGTGTTCAGAGGCTGAGCTGTCCTCCCCGGATCTGGAGTCTGGGTGCCGGGCCCCCAATGGCACAGGGCCCCTGTGCAGCGGGAGGGGACAGTGCCAGTGTGGACGCTGCACCTGCAGCGGACAGAGCTCTGGACGTCTGTGCGAGTGTGACGATGCCAGCTGTGAGCGACACGAGGGCATCCTCTGTGGAG GCTTTGGCCGTTGCCAATGTGGAGTGTGTCACTGTCACGCCAACCGCACGGGCAGAGCATGTGAATGCAGTGGCGACACAGACAACTGTGTTGGTCCTGACGGAGGGCTCTGCAGTGGGCACGGACACTGCAAATGCAACCGCTGCCAGTGTGACAACGGCTACTATGGCGCCCTCTGTGACCAATGCTCAGGCTGCAAGACACCATGTGAGACACACAG GGACTGCGCAGAATGCAAAGCCTTTGGGACTGGTCCCCTGGCTACGAACTGCAGCACAGCGTGTGCCCACGCCAACATGACTCTGGTTTTGACCCCTACCCTGGATGACAGCTGGTGCAAAGAGAGGACCCAGGACAAccagctctttttctttctggcagaGGATGAAGCTGGAGGCAGAGTTGTGCTCACAGTGAGCCCTCCAGAGA AGGGAGCAGACCACACCCAAATAATTGTGCTGGGCTGTGTGGGGGGCATCGTGGCAGTGGGACTGGGATTGGTCCTTGCTTATCGGCTCTCAGTGGAGATCTATGACCGCCGAGAATTCCATCGTTTCGAAAAGGAGCGGCAGCATCTCAACTGGAAGCAG GACCACAATCCTCTCTACCAAAGCGCCATCACGACCACTGTCAACCCCCGCTTTCAAGAGGCAGACAGCCCCCTTCTCTGA
- the ZNF740 gene encoding zinc finger protein 740 isoform X3, which produces MAQASLLACEGLAGVSLVPTAASKKMMLSQIASKQAENGERAGSPDVLRCSSQGHRKDSDKSRSRKDDDSLAEASHSKKTVKKVVVVEQNGSFQVKIPKNFVCEHCFGAFRSSYHLKRHILIHTGEKPFECDICDMRFIQKYHLERHKRVHSGEKPYQCERCHQDQNKTRTRDEK; this is translated from the exons ATGGCTCAG GCAAGTCTCCTGGCTTGTGAAGGCCTAGCAGGTGTGAGTTTGGTTCCCACTGCAGCCAGCAAGAAGATGATGCTGAGCCAGATTGCCAGCAAGCAGGCCGAGAATGGAGAGCGGGCAGGTAGCCCTGATGTGCTGAGGTGCTCGAGTCAG GGCCACCGAAAAGACAGTGATAAATCCCGGAGCCGCAAAGACGATGACAGCTTGGCTGAGGCCTCTCATTCAAAAAAGACTGTTAAAAAG gtggtggtagtggaacaaaatgggTCTTTTCAAGTAAAGATTcccaaaaattttgtttgtgaaCACTGCTTTGGAGCCTTTAGGAGCAGTTATCACCTCAAGAGGCACATCCTTATTCATACCG GTGAGAAGCCATTTGAGTGTGACATATGTGATATGCGTTTCATCCAGAAGTACCACCTGGAGCGTCACAAGCGTGTACACAGTGGGGAAAAACCCTACCAGTGTGAACGGTGTCACCAG GACCAAAACAAGACAAGAACAAGAGATGAGAAATGA
- the ZNF740 gene encoding zinc finger protein 740 isoform X2: MKEASLLACEGLAGVSLVPTAASKKMMLSQIASKQAENGERAGSPDVLRCSSQGHRKDSDKSRSRKDDDSLAEASHSKKTVKKVVVVEQNGSFQVKIPKNFVCEHCFGAFRSSYHLKRHILIHTGEKPFECDICDMRFIQKYHLERHKRVHSGEKPYQCERCHQCFSRTDRLLRHKRMCQGCQSKTSDGQFSL; the protein is encoded by the exons ATGAAGGAG GCAAGTCTCCTGGCTTGTGAAGGCCTAGCAGGTGTGAGTTTGGTTCCCACTGCAGCCAGCAAGAAGATGATGCTGAGCCAGATTGCCAGCAAGCAGGCCGAGAATGGAGAGCGGGCAGGTAGCCCTGATGTGCTGAGGTGCTCGAGTCAG GGCCACCGAAAAGACAGTGATAAATCCCGGAGCCGCAAAGACGATGACAGCTTGGCTGAGGCCTCTCATTCAAAAAAGACTGTTAAAAAG gtggtggtagtggaacaaaatgggTCTTTTCAAGTAAAGATTcccaaaaattttgtttgtgaaCACTGCTTTGGAGCCTTTAGGAGCAGTTATCACCTCAAGAGGCACATCCTTATTCATACCG GTGAGAAGCCATTTGAGTGTGACATATGTGATATGCGTTTCATCCAGAAGTACCACCTGGAGCGTCACAAGCGTGTACACAGTGGGGAAAAACCCTACCAGTGTGAACGGTGTCACCAG tGTTTTTCTCGGACAGATCGATTACTCAGACACAAACGGATGTGCCAAGGGTGCCAGTCCAAGACTTCCGACGGGCAGTTTTCTCTCTAG